The Fibrobacter sp. UWB4 genome includes a window with the following:
- a CDS encoding SDR family oxidoreductase codes for MIDVKGKWCLVTGGCRGVGRLIAIEMAKLGANLILQGRDKSHAEKVINELAPYGVQVKAVGCNLENEAEIDAALDEIDSFGVQVDLVFNNAGLMSHYFADYTTNTMEDFRQAMAVNFFAPMKIAYHFLPGMIKRGFGRMQLTTSGIANEPELAAYACAKAALTKFVKDFACKLNGTDVMMNVMDPGWLRTDLGGPNAPNAPESVVPGALVSVLLDDKKSGRWFSAQDYVGMDIADAVEAGSKVFA; via the coding sequence ATGATTGACGTCAAAGGGAAGTGGTGTTTGGTGACGGGAGGTTGCCGTGGTGTTGGCCGCCTCATTGCGATTGAAATGGCAAAACTCGGTGCAAATCTTATTTTGCAGGGCCGCGACAAGAGCCATGCCGAAAAGGTCATTAACGAACTTGCTCCGTATGGTGTTCAAGTGAAGGCCGTGGGCTGCAACCTCGAAAATGAAGCCGAAATTGACGCAGCCCTTGATGAAATCGATTCCTTTGGCGTCCAGGTGGACCTCGTGTTCAACAATGCGGGCCTTATGAGCCACTATTTTGCCGATTACACGACGAATACGATGGAAGATTTCCGTCAGGCAATGGCTGTAAACTTCTTTGCTCCGATGAAAATTGCCTACCACTTTTTGCCGGGCATGATCAAGCGTGGTTTTGGCCGCATGCAGCTCACCACGAGCGGAATCGCCAATGAGCCGGAGCTGGCCGCTTACGCCTGCGCGAAGGCTGCCCTTACGAAGTTCGTGAAGGATTTCGCCTGCAAGCTGAACGGCACTGACGTGATGATGAACGTCATGGATCCGGGGTGGCTGCGCACGGATCTTGGTGGCCCGAACGCCCCGAATGCTCCCGAAAGCGTTGTGCCGGGCGCTCTTGTGAGTGTGCTTCTAGACGACAAGAAGAGCGGTCGCTGGTTTAGCGCCCAGGATTACGTGGGTATGGACATTGCGGATGCTGTTGAAGCGGGAAGCAAAGTATTTGCGTAG
- a CDS encoding sensor domain-containing diguanylate cyclase: protein MKLNLSLRITSENDKNIFRTFVVEKKLMWDTSISVDSPAEDSFEVLLTDNANEAINAVQDKRPQSEVIYIGDMSEVQNIYTSLLDVWPRAESSSIRRIRIEKLLQNLQTRFDAYHYQNLLTTAIDSVPDLVWFKDKIGAHMMVNKEFCNTVHKTKEDIRGRGHYYIWNISEEEYKKGEYVCMESEEETMSSGHTCIFDEPLKTSEGMKQLKTYKTPLYDMFGNIEGTVGIAKDVTDFGNMGLELSILVENLPFPLILCDTNRKVLKMNDSFKKLIESIDGTFKSFQYQEWLQHNMTPIGEEDVDLEGKSRKREYEINLAGQTRYFKVIEQEIIDYFKNTSGYFVIFNDVTMVREYEKMILNEANTDALTELYNRRYFEDFIHNNAKKSMTLIYMDLDRFKEINDNFGHKRGDQILKGSAKFIQETFPDGIVARLGGDEFTVILEKEITEEEIKIRCEELNKKICTLIRASDLRISISYGISSTDGSRNTDELLREADKRMYKNKRAKQGYK, encoded by the coding sequence ATGAAACTCAACCTATCATTGAGGATCACTTCTGAAAATGACAAGAACATTTTCAGGACCTTTGTCGTCGAAAAGAAATTGATGTGGGATACCAGCATTTCAGTGGATTCTCCAGCTGAAGATTCTTTTGAAGTTTTACTTACCGACAATGCAAATGAAGCCATCAATGCTGTACAGGACAAGCGCCCCCAAAGCGAAGTCATTTATATCGGCGACATGTCCGAGGTGCAAAACATCTACACCTCACTTCTTGACGTCTGGCCAAGGGCCGAATCAAGTTCCATTCGCAGGATACGCATAGAAAAATTACTCCAGAATTTGCAGACCCGCTTTGACGCCTACCATTACCAGAATCTACTCACGACAGCAATCGACAGCGTCCCAGACCTCGTGTGGTTCAAAGATAAGATCGGCGCCCACATGATGGTGAATAAAGAATTCTGCAACACAGTCCATAAGACAAAAGAAGATATTCGCGGTCGAGGGCACTATTATATTTGGAACATCTCCGAAGAGGAATACAAGAAGGGCGAATACGTCTGCATGGAATCTGAAGAAGAGACGATGTCTTCTGGCCATACCTGCATTTTCGACGAACCGCTCAAGACAAGCGAAGGCATGAAGCAGCTCAAGACCTACAAGACCCCGCTTTACGACATGTTCGGCAATATCGAAGGTACAGTCGGGATCGCGAAAGACGTCACCGACTTTGGCAACATGGGGCTTGAGCTTTCAATTCTCGTAGAGAACCTCCCTTTCCCGCTTATTCTTTGCGATACAAACAGGAAAGTTCTCAAGATGAACGATTCCTTTAAAAAGCTTATCGAATCGATCGACGGGACCTTCAAAAGCTTCCAATACCAAGAATGGCTACAGCACAACATGACTCCCATTGGGGAAGAAGATGTTGATTTGGAAGGCAAGTCTAGAAAGAGAGAATATGAAATAAATCTCGCCGGACAAACGCGCTATTTTAAAGTCATCGAACAGGAAATCATTGACTACTTCAAGAATACATCTGGCTACTTCGTGATTTTCAATGACGTGACAATGGTACGCGAATATGAAAAGATGATTCTGAACGAAGCGAACACCGACGCCCTAACAGAGCTTTACAACAGGCGTTATTTCGAGGACTTCATCCACAACAACGCCAAAAAATCCATGACGCTCATTTACATGGACCTCGACCGCTTCAAGGAAATCAACGATAATTTCGGGCACAAGCGCGGCGACCAGATTTTGAAGGGTTCGGCAAAGTTCATCCAGGAAACATTCCCCGACGGAATTGTCGCACGCCTGGGCGGCGATGAATTTACAGTCATCTTAGAAAAAGAAATCACCGAAGAAGAAATCAAAATACGATGCGAAGAGCTGAACAAAAAGATTTGCACACTCATTCGAGCAAGCGATTTACGCATATCCATCAGCTACGGCATTTCTTCAACAGACGGCAGTCGCAACACGGATGAGCTTTTGCGCGAAGCGGATAAACGCATGTACAAAAACAAGCGGGCAAAGCAGGGATATAAATAA
- a CDS encoding helix-turn-helix domain-containing protein has product MNYETLLLHEAIRLLLISIRQQRQHTQQSLSIESGISRQFISQMECGKRVPSIDTLSQLAIALKTSISSLSVELDRIYQHLFWQKHPKQAGKNDDEPLQNVAENDLPRLEYIRKAKGLRKP; this is encoded by the coding sequence ATGAATTACGAAACACTCCTATTACACGAAGCCATCAGGCTCCTCCTTATTTCGATTAGGCAACAGCGTCAACACACGCAGCAGTCCCTATCCATCGAATCAGGAATTTCAAGACAATTCATATCGCAAATGGAATGCGGGAAACGCGTTCCCTCAATAGACACGCTCTCCCAGCTCGCCATAGCTCTCAAAACAAGCATCAGTTCCCTTTCCGTAGAACTTGACCGCATATACCAGCATCTTTTTTGGCAAAAACACCCAAAACAAGCCGGGAAAAACGACGACGAGCCGCTCCAGAATGTCGCTGAAAATGATTTACCTCGCTTAGAGTACATACGCAAGGCCAAGGGATTACGCAAGCCCTAG
- a CDS encoding methyltransferase, with the protein MLTQNLPEFWDNLYAEGKDYWNFKKATPALLEFFKHPSCPATGSVLIPGAGFGYDAEAWALRGHDVLAVDFAPTAVDELDHLSRKHKNLRSLDLDLFTLSPKDAKRGGQQFDIIYDYGTFSAIHPGRRDEFFEVCYKMMKDDGVFICLMYPLMNGKTMQGPPHCMSEGELLARLDGVFDIVERIKPTNSIPGREGKEEFWLLKKCL; encoded by the coding sequence ATGTTAACGCAAAACCTCCCGGAATTCTGGGACAATCTCTATGCCGAAGGCAAGGACTACTGGAATTTCAAGAAGGCGACTCCGGCCCTGCTTGAGTTTTTCAAGCACCCCTCCTGCCCCGCAACCGGCTCTGTGCTGATTCCAGGCGCCGGGTTCGGCTATGATGCCGAGGCATGGGCTTTGCGTGGACATGATGTTTTGGCAGTCGACTTTGCTCCGACCGCCGTTGATGAACTGGACCACTTGAGCCGCAAGCACAAGAACTTGCGCTCCCTCGACCTCGACTTGTTCACCCTTTCTCCGAAGGATGCCAAGCGCGGTGGCCAGCAGTTCGATATCATTTATGACTACGGCACGTTCTCGGCAATCCATCCGGGCCGCCGCGACGAATTCTTCGAAGTCTGCTACAAGATGATGAAGGACGACGGCGTGTTCATCTGCCTCATGTACCCGCTCATGAACGGCAAGACCATGCAGGGTCCTCCGCACTGCATGAGCGAAGGCGAACTCTTGGCTCGTCTGGACGGCGTGTTTGACATTGTCGAACGCATCAAGCCCACGAACAGCATTCCGGGCCGCGAAGGCAAGGAAGAATTCTGGCTCCTG
- a CDS encoding EAL domain-containing protein — MSEQKKNIIPEGIKKELENSDIPLAVYRFANGHLETILVSNGLVRWQKPGCTREDLMHFLDTDMYKDVHHEDIVYVANKAKEFAKSKDGRYEVIYRQKLYGKEEYRTIHSVGYHHFLDDSTEYTVVVYDDVTEALEQNREKRLEFDKSLIEFLNSDTVEPFVIVDAKTHEIYMISASVERIWTPVKPFNSGITFEEYFFDPKEPQLITLDEVLERGEVLVPNSRTGGDLILKASLIKWHGVDAIFHRISERTDRYFDLLTGLPNMEYCRMRGENYADDIRNAGGIPSVIYFDIVGMKLYNNANGYSKGNEFLLHFAAFLKKLFPKNLICRQSNDHFTIVADMVNVEGKLNEIRRFVKSTISKISMDVNVGICKVDEFEAMLDVCEKAKIACKVKKKASDGFIRYYDEDLRKALFLQNYVVNHIDEAIKNGYIKVFYQPVVRTITETFCGMEALARWIDPQYGFLNPAVFIGALEESGQIHKLDSQVINIVCKEMREEIDSGNQVVPVSFNLSRLDFIGCNIFEVVEEALEKYKIDRDYIRVEITESIIASDSYVRNEIERFRLAGYEVWMDDFGSGYSSLNTLKDYKFDELKIDMAFLANFNETSRTIIRSTVRMAKNLGLKTLAEGVETKEQMDFLKGIGCEKVQGYYYGKPMPLKDTLKHMTSIGMPIEDPKARHVYSRLGRLDYLVDTPKAIMSYEDGKFKFLFVNQQYEEQLLSLGFTSFKDVEVACNDPGNPVYEKLREAEHAAYKAPLQTTYASHGTYVFLGGRLIADINGCHIYDLTFRNTHVSAVESASSSQKMVRFPAEAKNILLATVNSQDRAFLEEILRPDYNVMLANDGEQVLNILLEYGNKISLALIDAALPKIDGFKIIQKFRGEKREFQMPFVVMTDNMELAKESVRLGAYQFIHTPIKNKEQVKSKIDGAIKNTELLHQLALNYMEYVPGGVVLLEAVSGDILYVNGQALEIFDCDNEDDFRALTGHKFEGAVLPEDYARVDEKLETLFRSGSSMPTQTTYRIKTKKGVVKRIYHVGRFYRDTPYGRILSVFVSEDDMALKNYFGRKNAFKLFMSSGEASHTKSYEPGYKAFLFWNLTKNSPVLRMEGITYIPEGFSGNYTYDVHYNYLTGLMSKDCVNVQKVSDYTREKLILDYVNKRPVPPLNLSYNFKNGWFSIKSTFDMMADPDTGDVILKLQNENDTDVEAYKELTDAVVLNLYDQIIYIDGNYDRILSLSCVDGKPMYVQRTITNSMDNLCKLFQIPLCSAEEFLERAKLYSASGEPYGKSLKLENGQIKFVRGRVLYEGSQKYIVTISDITNMRYND; from the coding sequence ATGTCTGAGCAGAAAAAAAATATCATTCCAGAGGGGATAAAGAAGGAATTGGAAAATTCCGATATTCCGCTTGCGGTCTATCGGTTTGCAAATGGACATCTTGAAACTATTCTCGTCTCTAATGGACTTGTTCGCTGGCAGAAGCCTGGCTGTACACGTGAAGATTTGATGCATTTTCTTGATACGGACATGTATAAGGATGTTCATCATGAAGATATTGTATATGTAGCGAACAAGGCCAAAGAATTTGCAAAATCAAAGGACGGGCGTTACGAGGTTATTTACCGTCAAAAACTGTATGGGAAAGAGGAATACCGTACCATCCATTCCGTAGGCTATCACCATTTTTTGGATGATTCTACGGAATATACGGTTGTCGTTTATGACGATGTGACCGAGGCGCTGGAACAGAACAGGGAAAAGCGTCTCGAATTTGATAAGAGCCTGATTGAATTTTTAAATAGTGATACTGTCGAGCCTTTTGTCATTGTCGATGCAAAGACTCACGAAATCTACATGATCAGCGCTTCTGTAGAGAGAATCTGGACGCCGGTAAAGCCCTTTAATTCGGGAATCACTTTTGAAGAATACTTTTTTGATCCGAAAGAACCGCAACTGATTACTCTTGACGAGGTTCTTGAAAGAGGCGAAGTCCTTGTGCCGAATTCGCGTACGGGCGGGGACCTTATTTTAAAAGCTTCATTGATCAAATGGCATGGTGTGGATGCTATTTTCCATCGCATAAGTGAAAGGACGGACCGTTATTTCGACCTTTTGACAGGACTCCCGAACATGGAGTACTGTCGCATGCGCGGTGAAAACTATGCGGACGATATTAGAAATGCTGGCGGTATACCGTCGGTTATCTACTTTGACATCGTCGGGATGAAGCTTTATAATAATGCCAACGGCTACAGTAAGGGGAACGAGTTCCTGCTTCATTTCGCGGCATTCCTAAAAAAATTATTCCCGAAAAATTTGATTTGCCGTCAATCCAATGATCACTTTACGATTGTTGCGGACATGGTGAATGTTGAAGGCAAACTGAATGAAATTCGAAGGTTTGTCAAGAGTACCATTTCTAAAATTTCGATGGATGTCAACGTCGGCATTTGTAAAGTCGATGAATTTGAGGCGATGCTTGATGTCTGCGAAAAGGCAAAAATTGCATGTAAAGTCAAAAAGAAGGCTAGTGACGGATTTATTCGTTATTATGACGAAGATCTGCGCAAGGCGCTATTCTTGCAGAATTACGTTGTGAACCACATTGACGAAGCTATAAAAAATGGCTACATCAAAGTTTTTTATCAGCCGGTTGTCCGTACAATTACGGAAACATTCTGCGGTATGGAAGCTCTTGCTCGCTGGATTGACCCGCAATATGGTTTCTTGAATCCTGCTGTCTTTATCGGCGCTCTTGAAGAATCGGGACAAATCCATAAGCTAGATAGCCAAGTAATCAATATAGTCTGTAAGGAAATGCGAGAGGAAATCGATAGCGGAAATCAGGTTGTCCCGGTTTCGTTTAACCTTTCGCGTCTAGATTTTATTGGCTGCAATATCTTCGAAGTTGTTGAAGAAGCGCTCGAAAAATATAAAATTGATCGTGACTATATTCGTGTCGAGATTACGGAAAGTATCATTGCGTCGGATTCTTATGTCCGAAACGAAATTGAACGATTCCGTCTTGCTGGTTATGAAGTCTGGATGGATGACTTTGGTAGCGGCTATTCTTCTCTAAATACGCTGAAGGATTATAAGTTTGATGAACTGAAAATTGATATGGCGTTCCTGGCGAATTTTAACGAGACTTCCCGTACCATTATCCGTTCGACAGTTCGTATGGCGAAAAATTTGGGCCTTAAGACTCTTGCTGAAGGTGTTGAGACTAAGGAACAGATGGACTTTTTGAAGGGCATTGGCTGCGAAAAGGTTCAAGGGTACTATTACGGAAAACCGATGCCTTTGAAGGATACGCTTAAACACATGACTTCTATAGGAATGCCTATTGAAGACCCGAAGGCTCGCCATGTGTATTCAAGGCTTGGGCGCCTCGATTATCTGGTTGATACTCCCAAGGCAATCATGTCTTATGAAGATGGAAAGTTTAAGTTCCTGTTTGTAAACCAGCAGTACGAAGAACAACTCCTGAGTCTAGGATTTACAAGTTTTAAGGATGTTGAGGTTGCTTGTAATGATCCTGGTAATCCAGTTTATGAAAAATTACGCGAGGCTGAACACGCTGCGTATAAGGCCCCGTTACAGACGACTTATGCTAGCCATGGAACCTATGTGTTCTTGGGAGGGCGTTTGATTGCCGATATTAACGGTTGCCATATTTATGATTTGACGTTCCGCAATACGCATGTGAGCGCTGTTGAAAGTGCTTCGTCATCGCAAAAAATGGTGAGGTTCCCTGCCGAGGCGAAGAATATTTTGCTTGCAACGGTGAACTCGCAAGATCGGGCATTCCTAGAAGAAATCTTGAGGCCGGATTACAACGTGATGCTGGCTAATGATGGTGAACAGGTCCTCAATATTTTGCTGGAGTACGGTAACAAAATCTCGCTTGCCCTGATTGATGCCGCTCTTCCGAAAATTGATGGCTTCAAGATTATTCAAAAATTTAGAGGCGAGAAGCGAGAATTCCAGATGCCGTTTGTGGTGATGACGGATAATATGGAACTGGCGAAAGAAAGTGTCCGTTTGGGTGCTTATCAGTTTATTCATACGCCTATAAAAAACAAGGAGCAGGTCAAGTCTAAAATTGATGGTGCCATCAAGAATACAGAGCTGCTCCACCAGCTTGCTTTGAACTATATGGAATATGTTCCTGGCGGAGTTGTTCTTTTGGAAGCCGTAAGCGGAGACATTCTTTATGTCAATGGGCAGGCGCTCGAAATTTTTGATTGCGATAACGAGGATGATTTCCGTGCGTTGACAGGGCATAAATTTGAAGGTGCAGTTCTCCCTGAAGACTATGCGCGAGTCGATGAAAAGCTTGAAACGCTTTTCCGCAGTGGTAGCTCTATGCCGACTCAGACAACATATCGTATTAAGACGAAGAAAGGTGTTGTTAAGCGGATTTATCATGTGGGCAGATTCTATAGAGATACTCCGTATGGACGTATTTTATCAGTATTTGTCTCCGAAGACGATATGGCCCTAAAGAATTATTTTGGCCGAAAGAATGCTTTCAAATTGTTCATGTCTTCTGGTGAAGCTTCGCATACCAAGTCTTATGAACCGGGTTACAAGGCATTCCTGTTCTGGAACCTCACGAAGAATTCTCCAGTGTTGAGAATGGAAGGCATAACGTATATTCCGGAAGGCTTTTCTGGTAATTATACTTACGATGTCCATTACAATTATTTGACAGGGCTTATGTCAAAGGATTGTGTAAATGTCCAAAAGGTGTCAGATTACACTCGTGAAAAATTGATTCTTGACTATGTGAATAAGCGGCCTGTTCCGCCGCTCAATTTGAGCTATAATTTTAAAAATGGATGGTTCTCCATCAAGTCCACGTTTGATATGATGGCAGATCCAGATACAGGCGATGTCATTCTGAAACTCCAGAATGAAAACGATACCGATGTCGAAGCCTATAAGGAATTGACGGATGCTGTTGTTTTGAATCTGTATGACCAGATTATCTATATCGATGGCAATTACGATAGAATATTGAGCCTTTCCTGTGTTGATGGAAAACCTATGTATGTCCAGAGAACGATTACGAATTCTATGGACAACCTTTGTAAGCTTTTCCAGATACCGCTTTGCTCTGCGGAAGAATTCTTGGAACGTGCAAAGCTGTATAGTGCTTCGGGAGAACCGTATGGCAAATCGCTAAAGCTCGAGAATGGGCAGATTAAATTTGTTCGTGGACGAGTACTTTACGAAGGCTCTCAAAAATACATCGTTACCATATCGGACATAACGAATATGAGATATAACGACTGA
- the rlmN gene encoding 23S rRNA (adenine(2503)-C(2))-methyltransferase RlmN, translated as MEWQRNIKTLTTDELKAWLRDVDEKPYRADQIQKWLFCQQVRSYDEMVNISPALREKMAKQFTLCGLKEDQRSVSVDGTVKWLFQTEDGHHIETVMIPANGRYSVCVSTQVGCAMNCAFCRTAKMGFTRNLEAGEILEEIINVNWYLKDNGFMNEEGGVAQVTNIIFMGMGEPLNNLENVHRVCCTLHNQKLFNMGAKRMTVSTSGVVPKIKELVDRNTPCCLAVSLNSTNNEYRSSVMPVNKTWPIEKLLEAVDEYIRRTDNYVTFEFVLIQNITCTPKAAKELIRICAPRRVKVNAIVLNDGDDPTLHAPTPEEVEDFLAAVRAAEIQITIRNPRGRDILAACGQLAYKKEGKEC; from the coding sequence ATGGAATGGCAGCGCAATATAAAAACTTTGACAACCGACGAGCTCAAAGCTTGGCTTCGGGATGTTGACGAAAAGCCCTACCGCGCCGACCAGATTCAAAAATGGCTATTCTGCCAGCAGGTGCGTTCTTACGACGAGATGGTGAACATCTCCCCTGCCCTCCGCGAAAAAATGGCAAAACAGTTCACGCTTTGCGGTCTCAAGGAAGACCAGCGTTCTGTTTCTGTCGATGGAACGGTAAAGTGGCTTTTCCAGACCGAAGACGGTCACCATATTGAAACCGTGATGATCCCGGCAAACGGTCGCTATTCCGTTTGCGTCTCGACCCAGGTCGGCTGCGCCATGAACTGCGCTTTCTGCCGCACCGCAAAAATGGGCTTCACGCGTAACCTCGAAGCAGGCGAAATTCTCGAAGAAATCATCAACGTCAACTGGTACTTGAAGGACAACGGCTTCATGAACGAAGAAGGCGGAGTCGCCCAGGTGACGAACATTATCTTCATGGGCATGGGCGAACCGCTCAACAACCTCGAGAACGTCCACCGCGTCTGCTGCACACTGCACAACCAGAAACTTTTCAACATGGGCGCAAAGCGCATGACCGTGAGCACTTCGGGAGTCGTCCCGAAGATCAAGGAACTCGTGGACCGCAACACGCCCTGCTGCCTCGCCGTGAGCCTCAACAGCACGAACAACGAATACCGTTCGTCCGTGATGCCGGTGAACAAGACCTGGCCTATCGAGAAACTTTTGGAAGCGGTTGACGAATACATCCGCCGCACCGACAACTATGTGACGTTCGAGTTCGTGCTCATCCAGAACATCACCTGCACACCCAAGGCAGCAAAAGAGCTCATCCGCATTTGCGCTCCGCGTCGCGTGAAGGTGAATGCCATCGTGCTTAACGACGGCGACGACCCGACGCTCCACGCCCCCACCCCCGAAGAGGTGGAAGATTTCCTCGCCGCCGTGCGAGCTGCTGAAATTCAAATAACGATCCGCAATCCACGCGGTAGGGACATCCTTGCTGCGTGTGGACAATTAGCGTACAAAAAGGAAGGTAAAGAATGTTAA